The Streptomyces sp. NBC_01268 genome window below encodes:
- a CDS encoding class E sortase: MTAGSPWFRAANGPEDEPDPQRTPAPGPVPPHGYAPGPVPPAYEAETAVYEAIPAPEAYQAPQPSQRPQEAYEAAYTGPYEPTREAPYEPAAPEPRYADPSYAEPPYEPVAAQAPYTEPRYAEPTYAEAPYAAPAGASASAYDEPAYAGPAHDEPAHDDLSHDEPHAPRPVEQGAAPLPGPGRAERRRAARRKGRAPEPAAAPEPAAPLSRVEARRAARAAKDSVGVVLSRVVGELFITFGVVMLLFVTYQLWWTNVRAGQETDQAKAQIENSWSQGESRPEAFEPGQGFAIMYIPKLDVVAPIAEGISKPKVLDKGMVGHYGEGRLKTAMPADKQGNFAVAGHRNTHGEPFRYINQLKPGDPIVVETQDAYYTYEMASILPQTSPSNVSVIDPVPKGSGFTKPGRYITLTTCTPEFTSTYRMIVWGKLVDERPRSKGKPAALVG; the protein is encoded by the coding sequence GTGACGGCCGGGTCGCCGTGGTTCCGGGCGGCGAACGGTCCGGAGGACGAGCCGGACCCGCAGCGGACACCCGCCCCCGGACCCGTCCCCCCGCACGGCTACGCCCCCGGACCCGTACCGCCCGCGTACGAGGCCGAGACGGCCGTCTACGAGGCGATACCGGCCCCGGAGGCCTACCAGGCCCCCCAGCCGTCCCAGAGGCCCCAGGAGGCGTACGAGGCGGCTTACACGGGGCCGTACGAGCCGACCCGGGAGGCACCGTACGAGCCGGCCGCCCCCGAGCCGCGGTACGCCGACCCCTCGTACGCCGAACCGCCGTACGAGCCGGTCGCCGCGCAGGCCCCGTACACCGAGCCGCGGTACGCCGAGCCGACGTATGCCGAGGCGCCGTACGCAGCCCCCGCCGGCGCCTCCGCCTCCGCCTACGACGAGCCCGCGTACGCGGGCCCCGCCCACGACGAGCCCGCCCACGACGACCTCTCCCACGACGAGCCGCACGCCCCGCGCCCCGTCGAGCAGGGCGCCGCGCCGCTGCCGGGGCCCGGCCGGGCCGAGCGGCGCCGTGCCGCCCGGCGCAAGGGGCGGGCACCCGAGCCCGCCGCCGCGCCGGAGCCCGCCGCCCCGCTCTCCCGCGTCGAGGCGCGGCGGGCCGCCCGCGCCGCCAAGGACAGCGTCGGCGTCGTCCTCAGCCGGGTCGTCGGTGAACTCTTCATCACCTTCGGCGTCGTCATGCTGCTCTTCGTCACCTACCAGCTGTGGTGGACGAACGTCCGGGCCGGCCAGGAGACCGACCAGGCCAAGGCGCAGATCGAGAACTCGTGGTCGCAGGGCGAGAGCCGGCCCGAGGCCTTCGAGCCCGGACAGGGCTTCGCCATCATGTACATCCCCAAGCTGGACGTGGTCGCCCCCATCGCCGAGGGCATCAGCAAGCCCAAGGTCCTCGACAAGGGCATGGTCGGCCACTACGGCGAGGGCAGGCTGAAGACCGCCATGCCCGCCGACAAGCAGGGCAACTTCGCCGTCGCCGGCCACCGCAACACGCACGGCGAGCCGTTCCGGTACATCAACCAGCTGAAGCCCGGCGACCCGATCGTCGTCGAGACGCAGGACGCGTACTACACGTACGAGATGGCCAGCATCCTGCCGCAGACCTCGCCGTCGAACGTCTCCGTCATCGACCCCGTCCCGAAGGGTTCCGGTTTCACCAAGCCGGGCCGCTACATCACCCTGACCACCTGCACGCCCGAGTTCACGAGCACGTACCGCATGATCGTGTGGGGAAAACTGGTCGACGAACGCCCGCGCAGCAAGGGGAAGCCGGCCGCGCTCGTAGGCTGA
- a CDS encoding FtsW/RodA/SpoVE family cell cycle protein: MSVVTNTTTIGAIEAPSRRNTELALLAFAVAIPVFAYLAVGLAIDGKVPPGMLGYGAGLTLLAGVAHLVVRKFAPYADPLLLPLGTLLNGLGLVLIWRLDQSPRLIQRATSAYGSFSPDAPKQMLYSAIGIAMFVGVLLVLKDHRVLQRYTYISMVAALVLLLLPLVPGLGSDVFGAKIWINVAGFSIQPGEFAKLVLAVFFSGYLMVKRDALALASRRFMGLYLPRGRDLGPIVTIWAVSLLILVFENDLGTSLLFFGMFVIMLYVATERTSWIVIGLLMSAGGAVVVGSTASHVQSRVAAWLDPFGCLKTAPEGSNMANACDQMTQVLMSFGSGGILGTGLGQGNSDLIGFAANSDFIFATVGEELGLAGVMVFLLLYGLIIERGVRTALAARDPFGKLLAMGLSGAFALQVFVVAGGVMGLIPLTGMTMPFLAYGGSSVIANWALIGVLIRISDTARRPAPSPAPNPDAEMTQVVRP; the protein is encoded by the coding sequence ATGAGCGTTGTCACCAACACGACCACGATCGGCGCCATCGAGGCGCCGAGCCGCCGGAACACCGAGCTGGCGCTGCTGGCCTTCGCCGTCGCCATCCCGGTCTTCGCGTACCTTGCCGTCGGTCTGGCGATCGACGGCAAGGTGCCGCCCGGCATGCTCGGTTACGGGGCGGGCCTGACCCTGCTCGCGGGCGTCGCGCACCTCGTGGTGCGCAAGTTCGCCCCGTACGCGGACCCGCTGCTGCTGCCGTTGGGCACCTTGCTCAACGGGCTGGGCCTGGTGCTGATCTGGCGTCTCGACCAGTCGCCGCGGCTGATCCAGCGGGCGACGAGCGCGTACGGCTCGTTCAGTCCGGACGCGCCGAAGCAGATGCTGTACTCGGCGATCGGCATCGCCATGTTCGTGGGCGTGCTGCTGGTCCTGAAGGACCACCGGGTGCTGCAGCGGTACACGTACATCTCGATGGTGGCGGCCCTGGTGCTGCTGCTGCTGCCGCTGGTGCCGGGCCTCGGTTCGGACGTGTTCGGCGCCAAGATCTGGATCAACGTCGCCGGTTTCTCCATCCAGCCCGGTGAGTTCGCGAAGCTGGTCCTGGCCGTGTTCTTCTCCGGCTACCTGATGGTGAAGCGGGACGCGCTGGCGCTGGCGAGCCGCCGGTTCATGGGGCTGTACCTGCCGCGTGGCCGCGACCTCGGCCCGATCGTGACGATCTGGGCGGTCAGCCTCCTCATCCTGGTCTTCGAGAACGACCTCGGTACGTCGCTGCTGTTCTTCGGCATGTTCGTGATCATGCTGTACGTGGCGACGGAGCGGACCAGCTGGATCGTCATCGGTCTGCTGATGTCCGCGGGCGGCGCGGTGGTCGTCGGCTCGACCGCGAGCCACGTGCAGTCGCGTGTGGCGGCCTGGCTGGACCCGTTCGGCTGTCTGAAGACGGCCCCCGAGGGCTCCAACATGGCCAACGCCTGTGACCAGATGACGCAGGTGCTGATGTCGTTCGGCTCCGGCGGCATCCTCGGCACCGGCCTCGGCCAGGGCAACTCGGACCTGATCGGCTTCGCCGCGAACTCCGACTTCATCTTCGCCACGGTCGGCGAGGAGCTGGGTCTGGCCGGCGTCATGGTCTTCCTGCTGCTGTACGGCCTGATCATCGAGCGTGGTGTGCGGACCGCCCTCGCGGCCCGCGACCCGTTCGGCAAGCTGCTCGCGATGGGCCTGTCGGGCGCGTTCGCGCTGCAGGTCTTCGTCGTCGCCGGCGGTGTGATGGGGCTCATCCCGCTGACCGGTATGACGATGCCGTTCCTCGCCTACGGTGGTTCGTCCGTGATCGCCAACTGGGCGCTGATCGGTGTGCTGATCCGGATCAGCGACACCGCGCGGCGCCCCGCGCCCTCCCCCGCCCCGAACCCCGACGCCGAGATGACGCAGGTGGTCCGTCCGTGA
- a CDS encoding rhomboid family intramembrane serine protease: MDPQSGLPRCYRHSDTETGIRCTRCEKPICPQCMVSASVGFQCPDCVRNGSGTGRAPDANRPRTLAGGRVESDGRLVTKILIGINLALFIAVQVLGDRFTDQLVMIGYAYNPVLGEVVGVADGEWYRLLTSAFLHQEIPHFLFNMIGLWVIGGIVEPELGRIRYTLLCLLSGLSGSALVYLVDAPNQASLGASGIVYGLIGSWVVLARRRRYDMRPVFLFVALSLLLTFTRPGISWEAHIGGLVGGALVTFAMVHAPRERRGLVQYGVCGLVLLVDLGIVLFRSAALT; encoded by the coding sequence ATGGACCCGCAGTCCGGTCTGCCGCGCTGTTACCGCCACTCGGACACCGAGACCGGGATCCGCTGCACCCGCTGCGAGAAGCCGATCTGCCCGCAGTGCATGGTCTCCGCGTCCGTCGGCTTCCAGTGCCCCGACTGCGTGCGCAACGGCTCCGGCACGGGGCGCGCCCCCGACGCCAACCGGCCGAGGACGCTCGCCGGCGGCCGGGTGGAGAGCGACGGGCGGCTCGTCACCAAGATCCTGATCGGGATCAACCTGGCGCTGTTCATCGCGGTCCAGGTGCTCGGCGACCGGTTCACCGACCAGCTGGTGATGATCGGCTACGCCTACAACCCCGTGCTCGGCGAGGTCGTCGGAGTCGCGGACGGCGAGTGGTACCGGCTGCTGACCTCGGCCTTCCTGCACCAGGAGATCCCGCACTTCCTCTTCAACATGATCGGCCTGTGGGTCATCGGCGGGATCGTGGAGCCGGAGCTCGGCCGCATCCGCTACACGCTGCTGTGTCTGCTGTCGGGCCTCTCGGGCTCCGCGCTGGTCTATCTCGTCGACGCCCCGAACCAGGCCTCGCTCGGCGCCTCGGGGATCGTCTACGGCCTGATCGGCTCCTGGGTGGTGCTGGCCCGCCGGCGCCGCTACGACATGCGGCCGGTCTTCCTCTTCGTGGCGCTGTCGCTGTTGCTGACGTTCACCCGACCGGGGATCTCCTGGGAGGCCCACATCGGCGGTCTCGTCGGGGGAGCGCTGGTGACCTTCGCCATGGTGCACGCGCCGCGGGAGCGGCGGGGGCTCGTGCAGTACGGGGTCTGCGGCCTGGTGCTCCTGGTCGACCTGGGGATCGTGCTCTTCCGGAGTGCTGCGCTCACCTGA
- a CDS encoding class E sortase: MSRARNRIAGFISVFGELLITAGLVLGLFVVYSLWWTNVIADRAADKDGDQVRDHWADSGPGALDTKDGIGFLHVPAMGDGEVLVKKGTDSDVLNNGVAGYYTDPVTSALPQQKQGNFTLAAHRDGHGAKFHNIHKVKNGDSIVFESKDTWYVYKVYKTLPETTKYNVDVLQPVPKESGKTRPGRYITLTTCTPMYTSDYRYIVWGELERTEKVDARRTPPAELR; this comes from the coding sequence GTGTCACGTGCGCGCAACCGGATCGCCGGGTTCATCAGCGTCTTCGGCGAGCTCCTCATCACCGCCGGCCTGGTCCTCGGCCTCTTCGTCGTCTACTCGCTGTGGTGGACCAACGTCATCGCCGACCGGGCCGCCGACAAGGACGGCGACCAGGTCCGCGACCACTGGGCCGACAGCGGCCCCGGCGCACTCGACACCAAGGACGGCATCGGCTTCCTGCACGTGCCGGCCATGGGCGACGGCGAGGTCCTCGTGAAGAAGGGCACCGACAGCGACGTCCTCAACAACGGCGTCGCCGGCTACTACACCGACCCGGTCACGTCGGCGCTGCCACAGCAGAAGCAGGGCAACTTCACCCTCGCCGCGCACCGCGACGGGCACGGGGCGAAGTTCCACAACATCCACAAGGTGAAGAACGGCGACTCGATCGTCTTCGAGTCGAAGGACACCTGGTACGTCTACAAGGTCTACAAGACGCTCCCGGAGACCACGAAGTACAACGTGGACGTCCTCCAGCCCGTCCCCAAGGAGTCCGGCAAGACCCGCCCGGGCCGCTACATCACCCTGACGACCTGCACCCCGATGTACACCTCGGACTACCGCTACATCGTCTGGGGCGAGCTGGAGCGCACCGAGAAGGTCGACGCCCGGCGCACCCCGCCGGCGGAGCTCCGCTAG
- a CDS encoding peptidylprolyl isomerase, with amino-acid sequence MAEQLYATLKTSQGDIEIRLLPFHAPKTVKNFVELARGEREWTHPATGAVTTDPLYDGTVFHRVIQGFMIQGGDPLGNGTGGPGYEFADEFHPELFFDKPYLLAMANAGPGTNGSQFFITVGATTWLNRKHTIFGEVVGAESKKVVDAIAAVETNARTERPVEDVVIETVVIAKR; translated from the coding sequence GTGGCCGAGCAGCTGTACGCGACTCTGAAGACCAGCCAGGGTGACATCGAGATTCGGCTGCTGCCGTTCCACGCCCCCAAGACGGTCAAGAACTTCGTCGAGCTCGCCCGGGGAGAGCGCGAGTGGACGCACCCGGCGACCGGCGCGGTCACCACGGACCCGCTCTACGACGGCACGGTCTTCCACCGGGTGATCCAGGGCTTCATGATCCAGGGCGGCGACCCGCTGGGGAACGGCACCGGCGGCCCGGGCTACGAGTTCGCCGACGAGTTCCACCCGGAGCTCTTCTTCGACAAGCCGTACCTGCTGGCGATGGCCAACGCCGGCCCGGGCACCAACGGCTCGCAGTTCTTCATCACGGTCGGCGCGACGACCTGGCTCAACCGCAAGCACACGATCTTCGGTGAGGTCGTCGGCGCGGAGAGCAAGAAGGTCGTGGACGCGATCGCCGCCGTCGAGACCAACGCGCGCACGGAGCGCCCGGTCGAGGACGTCGTCATCGAGACGGTCGTCATCGCGAAGCGCTGA
- a CDS encoding peptidoglycan D,D-transpeptidase FtsI family protein encodes MNKPLRRVAIFCGLLVLALLLRDNWLQYVRADELNANPKNKRVQIERYSNERGNIIVDGKPITGSVDSGDNFYAFKRTYVDGRMWAPVTGYASQAFDANQIEKIEDGILTGNDDRLFFDRTLSMFTGEKKKGGDVVTTLSGAAQRAAFKGLGSKTGAVVAIEPSTGKILALASTPSYDPGSFAGYHDKDAQAWQALEKDKNKPKLNRALREIYPPGSVFKVVTAAAALESGKVKDINAATDTPEGWKIPLSTVPMKNHASGCTNASLNEALRVSCNSVFAKLGDDVGRDKMVEMAEKFGFNAEQFTPVRSAASVYDKKADRGGNALSSIGQFNTATTPLQMAMVTAAIANDGKLMKPYMIDQLRAPNLDVIKKTEPEELSRPVSQSTAQQLQAMMENVVEKGTGANAALDIDGVRVGGKTGTAQHGEKNAKRPYAWFISYAKTDQGSPVAVAVVVEDSAGTDREDITGGGLAAPIAKAVMKAVLKSKS; translated from the coding sequence GTGAACAAGCCGCTGCGCCGGGTCGCGATCTTCTGCGGCCTGCTGGTCCTCGCCCTGCTGCTGCGGGACAACTGGCTCCAGTACGTCCGTGCCGACGAGCTCAACGCGAACCCGAAGAACAAGCGGGTGCAGATCGAGCGGTACTCCAATGAACGCGGGAACATCATCGTCGACGGCAAGCCGATCACCGGCTCCGTCGACTCCGGTGACAACTTCTACGCGTTCAAGCGGACGTACGTCGACGGCCGGATGTGGGCGCCGGTGACGGGGTACGCCTCGCAGGCGTTCGACGCCAACCAGATCGAGAAGATCGAGGACGGCATCCTCACCGGCAACGACGACCGGCTGTTCTTCGACCGCACGCTCTCCATGTTCACCGGGGAGAAGAAGAAGGGCGGCGACGTCGTCACCACCCTGAGCGGGGCCGCTCAGCGGGCCGCGTTCAAGGGCCTCGGCAGCAAGACGGGCGCGGTCGTCGCCATCGAGCCGTCGACGGGCAAGATCCTGGCGCTGGCGTCCACGCCGTCGTACGACCCGGGCTCCTTCGCCGGCTACCACGACAAGGACGCCCAGGCGTGGCAGGCGCTGGAGAAGGACAAGAACAAGCCGAAGCTGAACCGCGCGCTGCGCGAGATCTACCCGCCCGGTTCCGTCTTCAAGGTCGTCACGGCCGCGGCGGCGCTGGAGAGCGGCAAGGTCAAGGACATCAACGCGGCGACGGACACCCCCGAGGGCTGGAAGATCCCGCTCTCCACGGTGCCGATGAAGAACCACGCGAGCGGCTGCACCAACGCCAGCCTGAACGAGGCGCTGCGGGTCTCCTGCAACTCGGTCTTCGCGAAGCTGGGTGACGACGTCGGCCGGGACAAGATGGTCGAGATGGCGGAGAAGTTCGGTTTCAACGCCGAGCAGTTCACGCCGGTGCGTTCCGCGGCCTCCGTGTACGACAAGAAGGCCGACCGCGGTGGCAACGCGCTGTCGTCGATCGGCCAGTTCAACACGGCGACGACCCCGCTGCAGATGGCGATGGTGACGGCGGCGATCGCCAACGACGGCAAGCTGATGAAGCCGTACATGATCGACCAGCTGCGGGCGCCGAACCTGGACGTCATCAAGAAGACCGAGCCGGAGGAGCTGAGCCGACCGGTCTCGCAGAGCACCGCGCAGCAGCTGCAGGCGATGATGGAGAACGTCGTCGAGAAGGGCACCGGCGCCAACGCCGCCCTGGACATCGACGGGGTGCGGGTCGGCGGCAAGACGGGTACGGCGCAGCACGGCGAGAAGAACGCCAAGCGGCCCTACGCGTGGTTCATCTCCTACGCCAAGACCGACCAGGGTTCGCCCGTCGCGGTCGCCGTGGTCGTCGAGGACTCGGCGGGCACGGACCGTGAGGACATCACCGGTGGCGGCCTGGCGGCTCCGATCGCCAAGGCCGTGATGAAGGCGGTACTGAAGAGCAAGAGCTGA
- a CDS encoding DUF881 domain-containing protein, which produces MSNSADTPTGPGRTTRWRPVRVLTAAVFALAGLIFVTSFNTAKGTNLRTDASLLRLSDLIEERSHKNAGLDETTAALRRQVDALAARDDGSTKAQDARLRALETAAGTTETAGPGLTVTLDDAPPNAQAAPGYPEPQANDLVIHQQDLQAVVNALWKGGAKGIKVMDQRLISTSAVRCVGNTLILQGRVYSPPYKITAVGDRGKLNKALADSPALQNYQLYVKAYGLGWKVDEHKAVTLPGYSGTVDLHYAKPVS; this is translated from the coding sequence TTGAGCAATTCCGCCGACACTCCCACAGGGCCGGGCCGAACCACGAGGTGGCGCCCCGTCCGGGTGCTCACCGCTGCCGTTTTCGCCCTCGCCGGACTGATCTTCGTCACCAGCTTCAACACGGCCAAGGGCACCAATCTGCGCACCGACGCCTCCCTCCTCAGGCTCTCGGACCTGATCGAGGAGCGCAGCCACAAGAACGCCGGCCTCGACGAGACCACCGCCGCCCTGCGCCGCCAGGTCGACGCACTGGCCGCCCGCGACGACGGCTCCACCAAGGCCCAGGACGCACGGCTGCGCGCCCTGGAGACCGCCGCGGGCACCACCGAGACGGCCGGCCCCGGCCTCACCGTCACCCTCGACGACGCCCCGCCGAACGCCCAGGCCGCGCCCGGCTACCCCGAGCCGCAGGCCAACGACCTGGTCATCCACCAGCAGGACCTCCAGGCCGTCGTCAACGCGCTCTGGAAGGGCGGCGCCAAGGGCATCAAGGTCATGGACCAGCGGCTCATCTCCACCAGCGCCGTCCGCTGCGTCGGCAACACCCTGATCCTCCAGGGCCGCGTCTACTCGCCGCCCTACAAGATCACCGCCGTCGGTGACCGCGGCAAGCTGAACAAGGCCCTCGCCGACTCCCCCGCCCTGCAGAACTACCAGCTCTACGTGAAGGCCTACGGCCTCGGCTGGAAAGTCGACGAGCACAAGGCGGTGACTCTGCCCGGCTACTCGGGCACAGTGGACCTCCACTACGCGAAGCCGGTGAGCTGA
- the crgA gene encoding cell division protein CrgA: MPKSRIRKKADYTPPPATKQAASIKLTNRSWVAPVMLALFAIGLVWIVVFYVTDGTLPVKSINNWNIVVGFGFIAAGFGVSTQWK; this comes from the coding sequence GTGCCGAAGTCACGGATCCGCAAGAAGGCCGACTACACGCCGCCGCCCGCCACCAAGCAGGCCGCCTCCATCAAGCTGACCAACCGCAGCTGGGTGGCGCCCGTGATGCTGGCACTCTTCGCCATCGGGCTGGTGTGGATCGTGGTCTTCTACGTCACCGACGGCACGCTGCCGGTCAAGTCCATCAACAACTGGAACATCGTGGTCGGCTTCGGCTTCATCGCCGCGGGGTTCGGCGTCTCGACGCAGTGGAAGTAG
- a CDS encoding aminodeoxychorismate/anthranilate synthase component II encodes MSARILVVDNYDSFVFNLVQYLYQLGAECEVLRNDEVELSHAQDGFDGVLLSPGPGAPEQAGVCIDMVRHCAATGVPVFGVCLGMQSMAVAYGGVVDRAPELLHGKTSPVTHEGKGVFQGLPSPFTATRYHSLAAEPAALPAELEVTARTEDGIIMGLRHRELPVEGVQFHPESVLTEHGHLMLANWLEQCGDKGAVARSAGLAPVVGKAVA; translated from the coding sequence GTGAGCGCGCGAATTCTCGTCGTCGACAACTACGACAGCTTCGTCTTCAACCTCGTTCAGTACCTCTACCAGCTCGGCGCCGAGTGCGAGGTGCTGCGCAACGACGAGGTCGAGCTGAGCCACGCCCAGGACGGCTTCGACGGCGTGCTCCTGTCGCCCGGGCCCGGCGCGCCCGAACAGGCCGGGGTCTGCATCGACATGGTGCGCCACTGCGCCGCGACCGGGGTTCCCGTCTTCGGCGTCTGCCTGGGCATGCAGTCGATGGCCGTCGCCTACGGCGGGGTCGTGGACCGCGCGCCCGAGCTGCTGCACGGCAAGACCTCGCCCGTCACCCACGAGGGCAAGGGCGTCTTCCAGGGCCTTCCCTCGCCGTTCACCGCGACCCGCTACCACTCGCTGGCCGCCGAGCCCGCCGCCCTGCCGGCCGAGCTCGAGGTCACCGCGCGCACCGAGGACGGCATCATCATGGGGCTGCGGCACCGGGAACTGCCGGTCGAGGGCGTGCAGTTCCACCCGGAGTCGGTGCTCACCGAACACGGCCACCTGATGCTCGCCAACTGGCTGGAGCAGTGCGGCGACAAGGGGGCCGTCGCGCGGTCGGCGGGACTCGCGCCGGTGGTGGGCAAGGCCGTCGCGTGA
- the pknB gene encoding Stk1 family PASTA domain-containing Ser/Thr kinase gives MEEPRRLGGRYELGSVLGRGGMAEVYLAHDTRLGRTVAVKTLRADLARDPSFQARFRREAQSAASLNHPAIVAVYDTGEDYVDGVSIPYIVMEYVDGSTLRELLHSGRKLLPERTLEMTVGILQALEYSHRAGIVHRDIKPANVMLTRTGQVKVMDFGIARAMGDSGMTMTQTAAVIGTAQYLSPEQAKGEQVDARSDLYSTGCLLYELLTVRPPFIGDSPVAVAYQHVREEPQAPSVFDPEITPEMDAIVLKALVKDPDYRYQSADEMRADIEACLDGQPVAATAAMGAVGYGGGYGGYPPEDQPTTALRQADPAGQTTMLPPMNGDDGYGGYDDRPDRRRQKKSNTSTVLLILAGLLVLVGAIFIGVSIFDKKDGPQQVPVPQFVGKTLKEAEGLAPNAQVKVAQTGTERCDQPKGTICSQTPASDPTAKMNINETISVVVSEGAPQIEVPDVTEKQQEGAEELLRGKGFQVVVQTEESDEDPGKVLKQDPEGGTQAEKNSKVTITVAKKQKSQLPDVTSRTYDVAVQQLQVLGFTNVSRQDVDSEQPMGTVIEQNPKGSTDQPKDVQIVLKVSKGPQQQTQPVPPIVGMTIDQARATLTALGYQLGNVDGPAGGDARIKEQDPQPGTQGQPNQAVNVKTEKDGNGGGGWFG, from the coding sequence ATGGAAGAGCCGCGTCGCCTCGGCGGCCGGTACGAGCTGGGCTCGGTGCTCGGCCGTGGTGGCATGGCCGAGGTGTACCTCGCTCACGACACCCGGCTCGGCCGCACCGTCGCCGTGAAGACGCTGCGGGCGGACCTCGCCCGTGACCCGTCCTTCCAGGCCCGGTTCCGCCGGGAGGCCCAGTCCGCCGCCTCGCTCAACCACCCGGCGATCGTCGCGGTCTACGACACCGGCGAGGACTACGTCGACGGCGTCTCCATCCCGTACATCGTGATGGAGTACGTGGACGGGTCGACCCTGCGTGAGCTGCTTCACTCCGGGCGCAAGCTGCTGCCCGAGCGCACGCTGGAGATGACCGTCGGCATCCTCCAGGCGCTGGAGTACTCGCACCGCGCCGGGATCGTGCACCGGGACATCAAGCCGGCGAACGTGATGCTGACCCGCACCGGTCAGGTCAAGGTCATGGACTTCGGCATCGCGCGCGCCATGGGCGACTCGGGCATGACCATGACGCAGACGGCCGCGGTGATCGGCACGGCCCAGTACCTCTCCCCGGAGCAGGCCAAGGGCGAGCAGGTCGACGCCCGCTCCGACCTGTACTCCACGGGCTGCCTGCTGTACGAGCTGCTGACGGTCCGGCCGCCGTTCATCGGCGACTCGCCGGTCGCCGTCGCGTACCAGCACGTGCGGGAGGAGCCGCAGGCTCCGAGCGTCTTCGACCCCGAGATCACGCCCGAGATGGACGCCATCGTCCTCAAGGCGCTGGTCAAGGACCCCGACTACCGCTACCAGTCCGCCGACGAGATGCGGGCCGACATCGAGGCCTGCCTCGACGGCCAGCCGGTCGCGGCGACCGCCGCCATGGGCGCGGTCGGGTACGGCGGCGGATACGGCGGCTATCCGCCGGAGGACCAGCCGACGACGGCCCTGCGCCAGGCGGACCCGGCGGGCCAGACGACGATGCTGCCCCCGATGAACGGCGACGACGGCTACGGCGGTTACGACGACCGTCCGGACCGGCGCCGTCAGAAGAAGTCCAACACCTCGACGGTCCTGCTGATCCTGGCGGGCCTCCTGGTGCTGGTGGGAGCGATCTTCATCGGTGTCTCCATCTTCGACAAGAAGGACGGGCCGCAGCAGGTCCCGGTCCCGCAGTTCGTCGGCAAGACGCTGAAGGAGGCGGAGGGACTGGCGCCCAACGCCCAGGTGAAGGTCGCCCAGACCGGCACCGAGCGCTGCGACCAGCCGAAGGGCACGATCTGCAGCCAGACGCCGGCCTCTGACCCGACGGCGAAGATGAACATCAACGAGACGATCTCCGTCGTCGTCTCCGAGGGCGCGCCGCAGATCGAGGTGCCGGACGTCACGGAGAAGCAGCAGGAGGGCGCCGAGGAGCTGCTCCGCGGCAAGGGCTTCCAGGTCGTCGTGCAGACCGAGGAGTCCGACGAGGACCCGGGCAAGGTCCTGAAGCAGGACCCCGAGGGCGGCACGCAGGCGGAGAAGAACTCGAAGGTCACCATCACGGTGGCCAAGAAGCAGAAGTCGCAGCTGCCGGACGTCACCAGCCGCACCTACGACGTCGCCGTCCAGCAGCTGCAGGTGCTCGGCTTCACGAACGTGTCGCGCCAGGACGTGGACTCGGAGCAGCCCATGGGCACGGTCATCGAGCAGAACCCCAAGGGCAGCACGGACCAGCCCAAGGACGTGCAGATCGTGCTGAAGGTCTCCAAGGGCCCGCAGCAGCAGACGCAGCCGGTCCCGCCGATCGTCGGCATGACGATCGACCAGGCCCGGGCGACCCTCACGGCGCTCGGCTACCAGCTGGGCAACGTCGACGGTCCGGCGGGCGGCGACGCCCGTATCAAGGAGCAGGACCCGCAGCCCGGCACGCAGGGCCAGCCGAACCAGGCGGTCAACGTGAAGACCGAGAAGGACGGCAACGGCGGCGGGGGCTGGTTCGGCTAG
- a CDS encoding class E sortase has product MRLAVRSFSELCITTGALIVLFVVYVMYWTGVQAGSATAGQLDTLQRAWVDRPVTAAGAPRAAPPPTPYAPGKGFAVMYVPRLGEDWEWPVLQGTSAGTLKKGLGHYAGTARLGATGNFAVAGHRRTYGDPFKDFPRLRRGDAVVLTDGTTWYTYRVDREPYRTVPTDVGVIDPVPRKSGFRGPGRYLTLTTCDPEWGSSHRLIAWAHLDATQPVTDGRPQALDS; this is encoded by the coding sequence CTGCGCCTGGCCGTACGGAGCTTCAGCGAGCTGTGCATCACCACCGGAGCGCTGATCGTCCTCTTCGTCGTGTACGTCATGTACTGGACCGGAGTGCAGGCCGGCAGCGCCACCGCCGGTCAGCTCGACACCCTCCAGCGCGCGTGGGTGGACCGTCCGGTCACGGCGGCCGGCGCCCCCCGCGCGGCACCGCCCCCGACGCCGTACGCGCCCGGCAAGGGCTTCGCCGTCATGTACGTGCCCCGGCTCGGCGAGGACTGGGAGTGGCCCGTCCTCCAGGGCACCTCGGCCGGCACCCTGAAGAAGGGCCTCGGCCACTACGCCGGCACCGCCCGCCTCGGCGCGACCGGGAACTTCGCCGTCGCCGGCCACCGGCGCACCTACGGCGACCCCTTCAAGGACTTCCCCCGGCTGCGCCGCGGCGACGCCGTCGTCCTCACCGACGGCACCACCTGGTACACGTACCGGGTGGACCGCGAGCCCTACCGGACCGTCCCCACCGACGTCGGCGTCATCGACCCCGTGCCCCGCAAGTCGGGCTTCCGCGGGCCCGGCCGCTACCTCACCCTCACCACCTGCGACCCCGAGTGGGGCAGCAGCCACCGCCTGATCGCCTGGGCCCACCTGGACGCCACCCAGCCGGTGACCGACGGCCGTCCACAGGCTTTGGACAGCTGA